A DNA window from Armatimonadota bacterium contains the following coding sequences:
- a CDS encoding ATP-dependent Clp protease adaptor ClpS, with translation MERLNSFPMNTLETPEIIQIPDQQTDKGWIVTVLDNDYNSIDQVMFILIVATGCSQDEAEIETWEVHHLGKSVVHHGGEKKCRRVAEVIRTIGIQVLVTKED, from the coding sequence ATGGAACGACTGAATTCCTTCCCAATGAACACTCTGGAGACTCCAGAGATCATCCAAATTCCGGATCAACAGACGGATAAGGGCTGGATTGTCACCGTTCTAGACAATGACTACAACTCGATCGATCAGGTGATGTTTATCTTGATCGTTGCCACAGGCTGCTCGCAAGACGAGGCCGAAATCGAGACCTGGGAAGTCCACCACCTCGGCAAGTCGGTGGTGCATCATGGCGGAGAGAAAAAGTGCCGCCGAGTCGCAGAAGTCATCCGCACGATCGGAATTCAGGTTCTCGTCACCAAAGAGGACTGA